In Nitrospirota bacterium, a single window of DNA contains:
- a CDS encoding response regulator — MLNRFINILLVEDNPDDVELTLLALEKNNIANPVTVVRDGQEALDYLFYKGKYEGADHVLPNLVLLDLKLPKVDGIEVLNKIKADRKLKLIPVVVLTSSKEDNDVLKSYDLGVNSYIRKPVDFDQFVDTVKQIGFYWLLINEQAPK; from the coding sequence ATGTTGAACAGGTTCATCAATATTTTGCTGGTCGAGGACAATCCCGATGATGTTGAGCTTACCCTTCTCGCTCTGGAGAAAAATAACATCGCCAACCCCGTGACCGTGGTGCGGGACGGACAGGAAGCGCTTGATTACCTTTTCTATAAGGGAAAATACGAAGGTGCTGATCATGTCTTGCCGAACCTTGTACTGCTAGATCTGAAACTGCCGAAGGTTGACGGCATTGAGGTGCTGAACAAGATCAAGGCTGACCGGAAACTGAAGCTCATTCCTGTTGTTGTGCTTACCTCTTCGAAGGAGGACAACGATGTGCTTAAGAGCTATGATCTCGGCGTGAACAGTTATATACGCAAACCTGTTGATTTTGACCAATTTGTCGACACGGTAAAGCAGATCGGCTTCTACTGGCTGTTGATCAATGAGCAGGCACCGAAATAA